The following proteins come from a genomic window of Canis lupus baileyi chromosome 20, mCanLup2.hap1, whole genome shotgun sequence:
- the NOCT gene encoding nocturnin isoform X4: MGNGTSRLYSALAKTLNGSAASQHPEYLVSPDSEHLEPIDPKELLEECRAVLHTRPPRFQRDFVDLRTDCPSSHPPIRVMQWNILAQALGEGKDNFVQCPVEALKWEERKCLILEEILAYQPDILCLQEVDHYFDTFQPLLSRLGYQGTFFPKPWSPCLDVEHNNGPDGCALFFLQNRFKLVNSANIRLTAMTLKTNQVAIAQTLECKESSRQFCIAVTHLKARTGWERFRSAQGCDLLQNLQNITQGAKIPLIVCGDFNAEPTEEVYKHFASSSLNLNSAYKLLSADGQSEPPYTTWKIRTSGECRHTLDYIWYSKHALSVKSALDLLTEEQIGPNRLPSFNYPSDHLSLVCDFSFNEEPDGLL, encoded by the exons ATGGGAAACGGTACGAGCAGACTCTATAGTGCTCTTGCCAAGACACTGAACGGCAGTGCTGCCTCCCAGCACCCAGAATATTTGGTATCACCTGACTCTGAACATCTGGAGCCCATTGATCCCAAAGAACTCCTTGAGGAATGCAGGGCTGTCCTGCACACTCGACCTCCCCGGTTCCAGAGGGATTTTGTGGATCTGAGGACAGACTGCCCCAGTAGCCACCCACCTATTCGagtcatgcagtggaacattCTTGCCCAAG ctcttgGAGAAGGAAAAGACAACTTTGTACAATGCCCTGTGGAAGCCCTCaagtgggaagaaaggaaatgtcTCATCCTAGAAGAAATTCTAGCCTACCAGCCCGATATATTATGTCTCCAAGAGGTGGACCACTATTTTGACACCTTTCAACCACTCCTCAGTAGATTGGGCTATCAGGGCACGTTTTTCCCAAAGCCCTGGTCACCTTGTCTAGATGTAGAACACAACAATGGACCAGATGGCTGTGCCTTGTTTTTTCTCCAGAACCGATTCAAGTTAGTCAATAGTGCCAATATTAGGCTGACGGCCATGACATTGAAAACCAATCAGGTGGCCATTGCACAAACTCTGGAGTGCAAGGAGTCCAGTCGACAGTTCTGTATTGCTGTCACTCACTTAAAAGCACGTACAGGCTGGGAACGATTTCGCTCAGCTCAAGGCTGTGACCTTCTCCAGAACCTGCAGAACATCACCCAAGGAGCCAAGATTCCCCTCATTGTTTGTGGGGACTTCAATGCAGAGCCAACAGAGGAGGTCTACAAGCACTTTGCTTCCTCCAGCCTCAACCTGAACAGTGCGTACAAGCTGCTGAGTGCTGATGGGCAGTCAGAACCTCCGTATACTACCTGGAAGATCCGGACCTCAGGGGAGTGCCGGCATACACTGGATTATATCTGGTATTCTAAACATGCTCTAAGTGTGAAGTCAGCTCTTGATTTGCTCACAGAAGAACAGATTGGACCCAACCGGCTACCATCTTTTAATTATCCTTCAGACCACCTGTCTCTAGTGTGTGACTTCAGCTTTAACGAGGAACCTGATGGACTTTTATAA
- the NOCT gene encoding nocturnin isoform X2, whose amino-acid sequence MVQQWPVDGSRSLPFPQPSCDVCPLQFRVLCRVRFSWAEVGQLQQLPSPFGVGHSGLIFSVCSMGNGTSRLYSALAKTLNGSAASQHPEYLVSPDSEHLEPIDPKELLEECRAVLHTRPPRFQRDFVDLRTDCPSSHPPIRVMQWNILAQALGEGKDNFVQCPVEALKWEERKCLILEEILAYQPDILCLQEVDHYFDTFQPLLSRLGYQGTFFPKPWSPCLDVEHNNGPDGCALFFLQNRFKLVNSANIRLTAMTLKTNQVAIAQTLECKESSRQFCIAVTHLKARTGWERFRSAQGCDLLQNLQNITQGAKIPLIVCGDFNAEPTEEVYKHFASSSLNLNSAYKLLSADGQSEPPYTTWKIRTSGECRHTLDYIWYSKHALSVKSALDLLTEEQIGPNRLPSFNYPSDHLSLVCDFSFNEEPDGLL is encoded by the exons TTTACAGTTCCGTGTGCTCTGTCGTGTGAGGTTTTCTTGGGCCGAGGTTGGTCAGCTCCAGCAGCTTCCCAG tCCATTTGGTGTTGGTCATTCTGGGTTGATATTCTCAG TGTGTTCCATGGGAAACGGTACGAGCAGACTCTATAGTGCTCTTGCCAAGACACTGAACGGCAGTGCTGCCTCCCAGCACCCAGAATATTTGGTATCACCTGACTCTGAACATCTGGAGCCCATTGATCCCAAAGAACTCCTTGAGGAATGCAGGGCTGTCCTGCACACTCGACCTCCCCGGTTCCAGAGGGATTTTGTGGATCTGAGGACAGACTGCCCCAGTAGCCACCCACCTATTCGagtcatgcagtggaacattCTTGCCCAAG ctcttgGAGAAGGAAAAGACAACTTTGTACAATGCCCTGTGGAAGCCCTCaagtgggaagaaaggaaatgtcTCATCCTAGAAGAAATTCTAGCCTACCAGCCCGATATATTATGTCTCCAAGAGGTGGACCACTATTTTGACACCTTTCAACCACTCCTCAGTAGATTGGGCTATCAGGGCACGTTTTTCCCAAAGCCCTGGTCACCTTGTCTAGATGTAGAACACAACAATGGACCAGATGGCTGTGCCTTGTTTTTTCTCCAGAACCGATTCAAGTTAGTCAATAGTGCCAATATTAGGCTGACGGCCATGACATTGAAAACCAATCAGGTGGCCATTGCACAAACTCTGGAGTGCAAGGAGTCCAGTCGACAGTTCTGTATTGCTGTCACTCACTTAAAAGCACGTACAGGCTGGGAACGATTTCGCTCAGCTCAAGGCTGTGACCTTCTCCAGAACCTGCAGAACATCACCCAAGGAGCCAAGATTCCCCTCATTGTTTGTGGGGACTTCAATGCAGAGCCAACAGAGGAGGTCTACAAGCACTTTGCTTCCTCCAGCCTCAACCTGAACAGTGCGTACAAGCTGCTGAGTGCTGATGGGCAGTCAGAACCTCCGTATACTACCTGGAAGATCCGGACCTCAGGGGAGTGCCGGCATACACTGGATTATATCTGGTATTCTAAACATGCTCTAAGTGTGAAGTCAGCTCTTGATTTGCTCACAGAAGAACAGATTGGACCCAACCGGCTACCATCTTTTAATTATCCTTCAGACCACCTGTCTCTAGTGTGTGACTTCAGCTTTAACGAGGAACCTGATGGACTTTTATAA